The following proteins are encoded in a genomic region of uncultured Vibrio sp.:
- the add gene encoding adenosine deaminase translates to MITKNLPLTDLHRHLDGNIRTQTILDLGQKFGMTLPAYDVESLTPHVQIVEAEPSLVAFLSKLDWGVAVLGDLDACRRVAYENVEDALNAQIDYAELRFSPYYMAMKHNLPVAGVVEAVVDGVQAGMRDFGVKANLIGIMSRTFGIDACQQELDGILSQKDHIVAVDLAGDELGQPGDRFVSHFKQVRDAGLNVTVHAGEAAGAESMWQAINKLGATRIGHGVKAVEDPKLMDYLAENRIGIESCLTSNIQTSTVASLANHPLKQFLEHGVLACLNTDDPAVEGIELPYEYEVAAPAAGLSQEQIRRAQINGLELAFLSDAEKAELKEKVKDRV, encoded by the coding sequence ATGATAACTAAGAACCTTCCTCTCACAGATTTGCACCGCCACCTAGACGGCAACATACGCACCCAGACCATCCTAGATCTTGGCCAAAAATTTGGCATGACCCTGCCTGCGTACGACGTTGAATCTCTGACCCCACATGTTCAGATTGTCGAAGCAGAGCCCTCTCTTGTTGCTTTCCTTTCTAAACTGGACTGGGGCGTCGCGGTACTGGGTGATCTAGACGCATGTCGTCGTGTCGCCTATGAGAACGTTGAGGATGCACTCAACGCTCAAATTGATTACGCGGAATTGCGTTTCTCGCCTTATTACATGGCAATGAAACACAACCTGCCAGTAGCCGGTGTTGTCGAAGCCGTTGTCGATGGTGTTCAAGCTGGGATGCGTGATTTCGGTGTCAAAGCTAACCTGATTGGTATCATGAGCCGTACATTCGGTATCGACGCTTGCCAACAAGAACTAGACGGCATTCTTAGTCAGAAAGACCACATCGTGGCGGTTGACCTTGCCGGTGACGAACTTGGTCAACCGGGCGATCGTTTTGTCTCTCACTTTAAACAAGTGCGAGATGCGGGTCTTAACGTCACAGTGCACGCTGGTGAGGCAGCTGGCGCAGAAAGCATGTGGCAAGCGATCAACAAGTTAGGTGCAACACGTATTGGTCATGGTGTGAAAGCGGTTGAAGATCCAAAATTGATGGATTACCTGGCAGAAAACCGCATTGGTATTGAATCTTGCCTGACATCGAACATTCAGACCAGCACCGTTGCTTCTCTTGCGAATCACCCGCTAAAACAGTTCCTTGAACATGGTGTTCTTGCATGTCTAAACACCGATGACCCAGCAGTTGAAGGTATTGAACTGCCTTACGAATACGAAGTCGCAGCACCAGCGGCAGGTCTCAGCCAAGAACAGATTCGCCGAGCGCAAATCAATGGCCTTGAGCTGGCATTCCTGTCAGACGCTGAAAAAGCAGAGCTGAAAGAGAAAGTGAAAGATCGCGTCTAA